A window from Salinigranum halophilum encodes these proteins:
- a CDS encoding GNAT family N-acetyltransferase, whose product MSDDPPADADPTVRRGREGDLLAVLRIVEGAMLEMGANQVRRRTESDEVLVAAHEGRVVGALVRDGDHVEAIAVHPDRRGRGIGSLLVERALAETGRLTAEFREEVRPFYESLGFDIRERAGETRLWGERER is encoded by the coding sequence GTGAGCGACGACCCGCCCGCCGACGCCGACCCGACAGTTCGCCGCGGACGCGAGGGTGACCTCCTCGCAGTCCTTCGGATCGTCGAGGGGGCGATGCTCGAGATGGGGGCGAACCAGGTGCGCCGGCGGACCGAGTCGGACGAGGTGCTCGTCGCCGCCCACGAGGGGAGAGTCGTCGGTGCCCTCGTCCGCGACGGCGACCACGTCGAGGCCATCGCCGTCCACCCGGACCGGCGCGGGAGGGGAATCGGGAGCCTGCTCGTCGAGCGGGCGCTGGCCGAGACCGGTCGGTTGACGGCCGAGTTCCGCGAGGAGGTGCGGCCCTTCTACGAGTCGCTGGGGTTCGATATCCGGGAACGAGCGGGTGAGACGCGGCTGTGGGGCGAACGCGAGCGGTGA
- a CDS encoding alcohol dehydrogenase, with the protein MRAVVVTEPGADFEVVERDVPDPGPDEVRVAVDACGICHSDSYVKAGGFPGLEYPRVPGHEVAGHVDSVGENVTAWSEGDRVGAGWHGGHCFTCDPCRRGQFLQCENAEITGLTFDGGYAEYATVPAEALARIPDDLDAVDAAPLLCAGVTTFNALRNSGAQPGDLVAVQGIGGLGHLGLQYAHAAGFETVALSRSPDKRDLALELGADHFVDASAEDAADALQELGGARVVLGTAPSASAIESVVGGLGIDGELVVVGVPHEAAEIDVQQLVMSRSAVEGWASGHARDSQDTLEFSALRDVTPTVETYPLEEAEAAYDRMMENEARFRAVLEP; encoded by the coding sequence ATGCGGGCGGTCGTCGTCACCGAACCCGGCGCGGACTTCGAAGTCGTCGAGCGGGACGTTCCCGACCCCGGACCGGACGAGGTTCGCGTCGCCGTCGACGCCTGTGGCATCTGCCACAGTGATAGCTACGTGAAGGCCGGGGGGTTTCCCGGTCTCGAATATCCCCGCGTCCCGGGCCACGAGGTCGCCGGCCACGTCGACAGCGTCGGCGAGAACGTCACCGCCTGGAGCGAGGGTGACAGGGTGGGCGCTGGCTGGCACGGTGGGCACTGTTTCACCTGTGACCCGTGCCGACGCGGGCAGTTCCTCCAGTGTGAGAACGCGGAGATAACGGGCCTGACCTTCGACGGGGGGTACGCCGAGTACGCGACGGTCCCGGCGGAGGCGCTCGCGCGCATCCCCGACGACCTCGACGCCGTCGACGCCGCGCCCCTGCTCTGTGCGGGCGTCACGACGTTCAACGCCCTGCGGAACAGCGGGGCGCAACCCGGCGACCTCGTCGCGGTCCAGGGGATCGGCGGCCTGGGACACCTGGGCCTCCAGTACGCCCACGCGGCGGGGTTCGAGACCGTCGCGCTCTCGCGCAGCCCCGACAAGCGCGACCTGGCGCTCGAACTCGGCGCGGACCACTTCGTCGACGCGTCGGCGGAGGACGCCGCCGACGCGCTGCAGGAACTCGGCGGGGCGCGCGTCGTCCTCGGGACGGCCCCGTCGGCCAGCGCCATCGAGTCCGTCGTCGGCGGGCTGGGCATCGACGGCGAACTCGTCGTCGTCGGCGTCCCCCACGAGGCCGCGGAGATCGACGTCCAGCAACTCGTGATGAGTCGGAGTGCCGTCGAGGGGTGGGCCTCGGGCCACGCCCGTGACTCCCAGGACACCCTCGAGTTCAGCGCCCTCCGTGACGTCACCCCGACGGTGGAGACGTACCCACTGGAGGAGGCCGAAGCCGCCTACGACCGGATGATGGAGAACGAGGCGCGCTTCCGAGCCGTCCTCGAGCCCTGA
- a CDS encoding CBS domain-containing protein, whose amino-acid sequence MNRDKRTRVEEVMSTPLETISASASVVEAAQVMRDGGISALVVRSSAPGIVTSTDVLHVVADGRDPAATTVEDVMTAGVESVPPDLLIEEVAAMMTSLGIKHLPVVDGDDYVGMVSSTDVTAELA is encoded by the coding sequence ATGAACCGCGACAAGCGAACCCGCGTCGAGGAAGTGATGTCGACGCCGCTGGAGACCATCTCCGCGTCAGCGTCGGTCGTCGAGGCCGCACAGGTGATGCGCGACGGCGGCATCAGCGCCCTCGTCGTGAGGAGCAGTGCGCCCGGAATCGTCACGAGCACGGACGTCCTCCACGTCGTCGCCGACGGTCGCGACCCCGCCGCGACGACCGTCGAGGACGTCATGACCGCCGGGGTCGAGTCCGTCCCGCCGGACCTCCTCATCGAGGAGGTGGCCGCGATGATGACGAGCCTCGGCATCAAACACCTCCCGGTCGTCGACGGCGACGACTACGTCGGGATGGTCTCGTCGACGGACGTTACGGCCGAACTCGCCTAG
- the samp2 gene encoding ubiquitin-like small modifier protein SAMP2: MHLTVDVVGEGSQTVALDEGATYADLVRAVGYSVHEVTVLVDGQPVPEDRAVDDERTDVRVLRLVKGG; this comes from the coding sequence ATGCACCTCACGGTCGACGTCGTCGGCGAAGGGAGCCAGACAGTCGCCCTCGACGAGGGGGCGACGTACGCCGACCTCGTCCGAGCGGTCGGCTACAGCGTCCACGAGGTGACCGTTCTCGTCGACGGTCAGCCCGTGCCCGAGGACCGCGCGGTCGACGACGAGCGGACGGACGTTCGCGTGCTGCGGCTCGTGAAGGGTGGGTAA
- a CDS encoding replication factor C small subunit gives MSEASQDSSSSSPPGREIWIEKYRPQTLSDIYGQEDTIERLQSYVDRDDLPHLMFAGPAGVGKTTAATAIARELYGDDWRGNFLELNASDERGIDVVRDRIKGFARSQMTRDHDYRLIFLDEADSLTDDAQSALRRTMEQFSDTTRFILSCNYSSKIIDPIQSRCAVFRFSPLSDDAVRHQVEDIAAAEGIEMTPDGIDALVYYADGDMRRAINALQAAATTGEVVDEEGVFTVTSTARPEDIREMVGAAVDGDFPAARAKLATLLDDVGMAGGDIIDQLHRSVWDFDLTDREAARLMERIGEADYRIAEGANERVQLEALLASLALDR, from the coding sequence ATGAGCGAGGCCTCTCAGGATTCGAGTTCGAGTTCGCCGCCGGGCCGCGAGATCTGGATCGAGAAGTACCGCCCCCAGACGCTTTCGGACATCTACGGGCAGGAAGACACCATCGAGCGCCTCCAGTCGTACGTCGACCGCGACGACCTCCCGCACCTCATGTTCGCCGGGCCCGCCGGCGTCGGGAAGACGACCGCCGCGACGGCCATCGCCCGCGAACTCTACGGCGACGACTGGCGGGGGAACTTCCTCGAACTCAACGCGTCGGACGAGCGTGGTATCGACGTCGTCCGTGACCGTATCAAGGGGTTCGCACGCTCGCAGATGACTCGAGACCACGATTATCGATTGATCTTCCTCGACGAGGCCGACTCGCTGACCGACGACGCCCAGTCCGCGCTCCGTCGGACGATGGAGCAGTTCTCCGACACCACTCGCTTCATCCTCTCGTGTAACTACTCCTCGAAGATCATCGACCCCATCCAGTCTCGCTGTGCGGTGTTCCGCTTCTCGCCCCTCTCGGACGACGCCGTCCGACACCAGGTCGAGGACATCGCCGCCGCCGAGGGCATCGAGATGACTCCCGATGGTATCGACGCGCTCGTCTACTACGCCGACGGCGACATGCGCCGCGCCATCAACGCCCTGCAGGCCGCGGCGACGACGGGCGAGGTCGTCGACGAGGAGGGGGTCTTCACCGTCACCTCCACGGCCCGCCCCGAAGACATCCGCGAGATGGTCGGTGCCGCCGTCGACGGCGACTTCCCGGCCGCGCGGGCGAAACTCGCGACGCTCCTCGACGACGTCGGCATGGCCGGCGGCGACATCATCGACCAACTCCACCGGTCGGTGTGGGACTTCGACCTCACCGACCGGGAGGCGGCCCGGCTGATGGAACGCATCGGCGAGGCCGACTACCGTATCGCCGAGGGTGCGAACGAACGCGTCCAGCTCGAAGCGCTCTTGGCGTCGCTCGCACTCGACCGCTGA